A section of the Candidatus Saccharimonadales bacterium genome encodes:
- the rpsJ gene encoding 30S ribosomal protein S10 translates to MVATTPTAKQRIRISLKAYDQKVIDQASRQIVETVLRTGATVAGPIPLPTKRSSYTVVKSPHVYKKGGEAFEIRVHKRLIDVTEPTPKTIESLQNLSLPAGCDAEIRM, encoded by the coding sequence ATGGTAGCCACAACACCGACAGCTAAGCAACGTATCCGTATCAGCCTGAAAGCCTACGATCAGAAAGTGATCGATCAGGCCTCCCGGCAGATCGTTGAGACCGTGCTTCGAACAGGCGCTACGGTTGCCGGTCCTATCCCGCTTCCTACCAAGAGGAGCAGCTACACAGTCGTAAAGAGCCCGCACGTCTATAAGAAGGGCGGCGAAGCCTTTGAGATTCGTGTTCACAAGCGTCTCATCGATGTGACCGAGCCGACTCCTAAGACGATCGAGTCTCTACAGAATCTCTCACTGCCAGCCGGCTGCGACGCAGAAATACGAATGTAG
- the tuf gene encoding elongation factor Tu: MADTFNRTKPHVNVGTMGHVDHGKTTLTAAITTVLAKKIPSPINKPKSYAEIDKAPEERTRGITIATDHSEYESEKRHYAHVDMPGHADYVKNMITGAAQIDGAILVVSAADGPMPQTREHVLLAKQVGVPRIVVFLNKMDMADPELVELIELDVRELLNKYDFDGDNAPIVKGSALKALEGDAAAEDSIMELVKAMDEYIEEPKRELDKPFLMPIEDVFSIKGRGTVATGRIEQGIVKVNEEVEIVGLHATQKSVVTGVEMFKKQLDQGQAGDNVGILLRGIERDQIERGQVLAKPGSITPHTEFDAEVYILTKEEGGRHTPFFKGYKPQFYFRTTDVTGEVELPADKEMVMPGDTITFKVKLLAPIAMDDGLRFAIREGGRTVGAGVVTKITK; the protein is encoded by the coding sequence ATGGCAGATACATTCAACCGAACAAAGCCTCACGTAAACGTGGGTACTATGGGACACGTTGACCATGGCAAGACGACTCTAACTGCAGCCATTACGACAGTGCTTGCCAAGAAAATCCCAAGCCCGATCAACAAGCCAAAGAGCTATGCCGAGATTGACAAGGCACCTGAAGAGCGCACTCGTGGTATCACCATTGCTACCGATCACTCTGAGTACGAGAGCGAGAAGCGCCACTACGCACACGTTGATATGCCAGGTCACGCCGACTACGTCAAGAACATGATTACCGGCGCTGCCCAAATCGACGGTGCTATCCTCGTCGTCTCAGCTGCTGACGGTCCTATGCCTCAGACTCGCGAGCACGTTCTGCTTGCCAAGCAGGTCGGTGTGCCTCGAATCGTCGTCTTTCTCAACAAGATGGATATGGCTGACCCAGAGCTGGTCGAACTTATCGAGCTTGACGTCCGTGAGCTACTTAACAAGTATGACTTTGACGGCGACAACGCTCCAATAGTCAAGGGTTCAGCCCTTAAGGCACTCGAGGGTGACGCGGCCGCTGAAGACTCCATCATGGAACTCGTCAAGGCTATGGACGAATACATCGAAGAGCCGAAGCGCGAGCTCGACAAGCCGTTCCTGATGCCAATCGAGGACGTCTTCTCAATTAAGGGTCGTGGTACGGTTGCCACTGGCCGTATCGAGCAAGGTATCGTCAAGGTTAACGAAGAGGTTGAGATCGTCGGTCTGCACGCCACTCAGAAGAGTGTTGTAACTGGTGTTGAGATGTTCAAGAAGCAGCTCGACCAAGGCCAGGCTGGCGATAACGTCGGTATTCTTCTTCGCGGTATTGAAAGGGACCAGATCGAGCGCGGTCAGGTTCTGGCCAAGCCAGGCTCAATCACCCCACACACAGAGTTCGACGCAGAAGTCTATATCCTTACTAAGGAAGAAGGTGGACGCCACACTCCATTCTTCAAGGGCTACAAGCCTCAGTTCTACTTCCGGACTACGGACGTGACTGGCGAGGTTGAGCTCCCAGCAGACAAAGAGATGGTTATGCCAGGTGATACGATCACTTTCAAGGTTAAACTGCTCGCTCCAATCGCTATGGATGATGGTCTCCGCTTCGCTATCCGCGAAGGTGGCCGAACCGTAGGTGCGGGTGTCGTCACCAAGATTACAAAATAG